The bacterium genome has a window encoding:
- a CDS encoding HpcH/HpaI aldolase/citrate lyase family protein has protein sequence MKDRIRRSRLYMPANNPYLSQNAFLFGADCIILDLEDSVPPSEKFSARILLKHILLNVDFGESERAVRINPLSSPFGRKDLEEIVPAEPDMIVIPKAESAEDVRIVDEMVNEIKLKHGIEKDIYYMAIIESAKGALNSYDIASACERMAVLAFGAEDFTRDIGAARSREGKETFVARSLVVMGAKAAGIQASDTVWSDIEDVEGLRASTEEAKALGFDGKGAIHPSQVEIINEVFTPTAEEIEYAKKVIEAFEEAKRKGSAVVALGRKMIDPPIVKRAERIIRIAQKLGLLEDNVKR, from the coding sequence ATGAAAGATAGAATAAGGCGAAGCAGACTCTACATGCCAGCTAACAATCCATACCTTTCGCAGAACGCATTCCTTTTTGGCGCGGATTGCATAATACTCGACCTTGAGGACTCAGTTCCACCATCGGAGAAGTTCTCAGCACGAATCCTCCTTAAACACATTCTTCTTAATGTCGATTTCGGTGAGAGTGAACGCGCGGTAAGAATAAATCCGCTATCAAGCCCATTTGGCAGGAAAGACCTTGAGGAAATCGTTCCCGCAGAACCCGATATGATAGTTATTCCAAAAGCCGAATCCGCCGAAGATGTGAGAATAGTCGATGAGATGGTAAACGAAATAAAACTGAAACATGGCATCGAAAAAGATATATACTACATGGCAATAATAGAGAGCGCGAAAGGGGCTCTTAACTCATACGACATAGCTTCAGCGTGCGAGAGAATGGCTGTGTTAGCCTTCGGCGCCGAGGATTTCACCCGTGACATAGGAGCAGCGCGAAGCCGTGAGGGCAAAGAAACATTTGTAGCACGAAGTCTCGTGGTTATGGGCGCAAAAGCCGCGGGGATTCAAGCATCGGACACGGTTTGGAGCGACATAGAGGATGTGGAGGGTTTGCGGGCAAGCACAGAGGAGGCAAAAGCTCTTGGTTTTGACGGCAAAGGAGCGATTCACCCCTCGCAGGTTGAAATCATAAACGAGGTATTCACGCCAACGGCTGAGGAGATAGAATACGCAAAGAAAGTTATTGAGGCTTTTGAGGAAGCAAAGCGAAAAGGAAGCGCCGTGGTGGCGCTTGGAAGAAAGATGATAGATCCACCAATAGTAAAGAGGGCTGAGAGAATAATAAGGATTGCCCAAAAACTCGGCCTTTTGGAAGACAATGTGAAAAGATAA
- a CDS encoding branched-chain amino acid transaminase has product MAVPDENCKGFKEAKYIWMNGEFVEWKDAKIHVLSHVVHYGSSVFEGIRAYKNPKGTAIFRLKEHTDRLFNSAKIYRMEIPFTKDEINEAIKETIRKNGVESCYIRPLVYRGYNSLGVDPRCCPVEVAIAVWEWGKYLGAEALERGVDVRVSSWNRMAPNTFPAAAKAGANYMNSQLIKMEALLDGYVEGIALDVNGYVSEGSGENLFIVMNGKLITPPLGASILAGITRDSVIRIAKDSGIEVEETLIPREFLYIADEVFFTGSAAEITPIASVDRIPVGSGKRGPITKMLQEKFFDIVENGNDPYGWLEYV; this is encoded by the coding sequence ATGGCGGTGCCAGATGAAAACTGCAAAGGCTTCAAGGAAGCCAAATACATCTGGATGAACGGCGAATTCGTGGAGTGGAAAGATGCAAAAATCCATGTTTTATCGCATGTGGTCCATTACGGTTCATCGGTTTTCGAGGGGATCAGGGCATACAAAAATCCGAAAGGAACAGCAATTTTTCGTTTGAAGGAGCACACGGATAGGCTTTTTAATTCGGCAAAAATTTATCGGATGGAAATCCCTTTCACCAAGGATGAGATAAACGAAGCCATAAAGGAAACCATCCGTAAAAACGGGGTTGAGTCGTGCTACATTCGTCCGCTTGTTTATCGTGGCTACAACTCGCTCGGCGTTGACCCGCGATGCTGCCCTGTTGAGGTCGCCATAGCGGTGTGGGAATGGGGTAAATATCTTGGTGCTGAAGCGCTCGAGCGCGGCGTCGATGTAAGAGTGTCGTCATGGAACAGAATGGCACCAAACACATTCCCTGCTGCAGCGAAAGCCGGCGCGAATTATATGAACTCACAGCTCATCAAGATGGAAGCGTTGCTTGACGGCTATGTTGAGGGTATCGCACTCGATGTTAACGGGTATGTTTCTGAGGGCAGCGGCGAGAACCTATTCATTGTTATGAACGGCAAACTTATAACTCCCCCCCTCGGTGCGTCAATACTTGCTGGCATAACTCGCGATTCAGTAATACGAATAGCAAAGGACTCGGGAATAGAAGTAGAGGAAACCCTTATTCCCCGCGAATTCCTTTACATAGCCGACGAGGTATTTTTCACCGGTTCCGCAGCTGAGATAACCCCCATAGCGTCAGTTGACAGAATCCCAGTAGGTAGTGGGAAACGAGGTCCAATAACCAAAATGCTTCAGGAGAAGTTTTTCGACATCGTTGAAAACGGCAACGACCCATACGGATGGCTTGAGTATGTGTGA
- a CDS encoding citrate lyase acyl carrier protein codes for MAVTVGREDRGDIKITVELAPEGHGIEVELESSLERLYGESIREQIKNELKKFGIADAKVKCIDDGALPYVISARVEAAARLLLGEGEDER; via the coding sequence ATGGCTGTTACCGTTGGTCGGGAAGACCGAGGCGACATAAAGATAACAGTTGAACTGGCACCTGAAGGTCATGGCATAGAAGTAGAGCTTGAATCAAGCCTTGAACGCCTCTACGGGGAGTCCATAAGGGAACAAATAAAAAATGAACTGAAAAAATTTGGTATAGCGGACGCAAAGGTTAAATGTATTGACGATGGCGCGCTTCCATATGTTATATCAGCGCGCGTGGAAGCCGCAGCAAGATTGCTTCTGGGAGAGGGCGAAGATGAAAGATAG